A stretch of the Capricornis sumatraensis isolate serow.1 chromosome 19, serow.2, whole genome shotgun sequence genome encodes the following:
- the CTXND1 gene encoding cortexin domain-containing 1 protein: MEDPTPEPVYVDVDKGLTLACFVFLCLFLVVMIIRCAKVIMDPYSAIPTSTWEEQHLDD, encoded by the coding sequence ATGGAGGACCCCACGCCTGAGCCCGTCTACGTGGATGTGGACAAAGGACTGACCTTGGCCTGCTTCGTCTTCCTCTGCCTGTTCCTCGTCGTGATGATCATCCGCTGCGCCAAGGTCATCATGGACCCTTACAGCGCCATCCCCACATCCACCTGGGAGGAGCAGCACCTGGACGACTGA